The Neodiprion lecontei isolate iyNeoLeco1 chromosome 2, iyNeoLeco1.1, whole genome shotgun sequence genome segment TAATCTAGGGACCTTGGTTACAGCCACGGTTACAGCACCGTCGGCAATCTGTCGTTGCGTTGATGTCTATGGTTATCGAATAATTTCACCGAGTTTCAAACAGCGTTGCCAGATCAGGGGATTTCCCCCTAGATTTAGGGGTCTTCTGGAAACGTTACGGGGTATTTAgggggaaaaaatgtttggggTATTTTTTAGGGGAAGTCAAATTCCCGttttttttggcaaatcgAGCAAGTGAGGTTGCCAGCCGTATGCCTGAACCCAAAATAACCCAACACAACTAGATACAACTCAACCCAAACCTGAACCCAACCCAACCTGATACAACCCAACCTAAACCTGAACCCAAAACAATCCAACATCCAGCCGCTGGGTTGGCACAGTCGGCACAATCCTCTGACGGAGTAAGGGTGGGGGTATTTAGGGGATTTTAGGGGGAAATAGAAATTGCCTAGGGGGGAAGCTACGTGAACCATCTGGCAACACTGGTTTCAAAACACCTCTTTGCTGGCTGTCTTTAGTGGTCTTTGGCTACCGTCAGTCAACGATACAATCAATGATAACCTCAATGCACGTATTAATCCGTGGGAATGAAATCTCACGACACGATAACTGATGAGTACTAATAGAATCTAAAGTtagcgaaattcaaaaattaacaacTGAAATTCAGATTGTATTtcgataaattgatatttattatatttcaaggatgaattatctttttattatttctacgGCTAGTTGCGTTTTGGAACTCGTTATTCCAGCAATAGCTAAATTTGTGAGTTCACTTTTAATACCTTAGGTAATTGTTAATTGCAAATGgctttccaaattttttctacacatGTAACATATAATGAATTAGTATTCAGTCAGGATTCACATATTCCTAATTTGTCATTTGGGTTTGCCACTAATGGTATTTACTTCGAGTATAgttttttgtttgcttttgCTAGTATAGATTTATTTACACATAGCGTAATGAAAGAATACTTTACATCTAttcaaatattgaaagaataataagcattttttttctcccaacaTCCGTGATAATCCATTTATAAACGAGGTATCTATCTCTCCTTTCACATTCATAATAGATGTActtcaaaattattgtaaatttaatataaatgGGAAATTTACCACTAAAGAAGAAACTTATGCTCACACAAATAAAACCTTGAACATAAACATGCATTCTTAGTGTTGCGAGTACATCAAACTGCATTTTGTAAACGCAGTAATATAAGGCTGTTGATTTTCTCATTAACTCAACAAGCCAGTTTTAATACAGTATTGCGTGGAATTGTGTATCTATTTTCATTATGTGTGGTGAATATAATTAGTCACTTAATACTTCCAACTTTGTTGAGGATCCTTTCGGtgacaatattcaaacaataattttacTCTCAGCTCACAGATTGTATAACTAAAGAAGCTGAATCAGACCGACCGCTACACAGAGATTTGATTGAGCTCAATCGTCAAATGGAACAAATTTCAATGGTTGATGAATTTGCCAAGTATGCAAGGCTTCAGCGTCAGTGTAATAAGTTGGAAGCCAAATTATCCACCAGAGGTATGACTGAATCCACATCATGAATCTCGCACATCAAATACCTTGTTGAAGTTATGGTTGTCAGTTTTTGCGCACTATTCCCATTGGTAAACACAACTTATTCAGATTACAATATAGACATAGGCAAATGCAATGCTGGATAAAATatctatttcaaatttattttgattaaaagAAATATCACGACACTGAACCCAGTTGAGTTACGTTACAACTATTGCTTATAGCATATGAAACCACAGGATTATTCAAGGAACAAGGAATCAATGCTGGCGATGCTCTGTAGTTCTCGCTTTCATTATCGTCAATATGATAATATCTTGAAGTAGTTATTTCTTAGGGATGTGCGAGTACTGAAATTCTTCGGGTTGGGTCGGGTAAAATGGATTACTTTTGGGTACTCGGAAATGTCAGATTACCTGAAAATTTCGGGTACCGGGAATCTCGAGTTACCCAAAAATCTCAGGTTATCCAAAAATCCcaaattcgtcgaaaatctGAAGGACAATTTCATAGCCGTCTGGAATTATGAGTTCTGGAGGATCTATTCTCATAAAATCAGACTATAGGCTCACCGAAAAATGTACTCTCCAATTCTTACACATCTGCTTCATTAGCACAtcattgtgaaataattttattatcggCTAGTAGGGGTGTACGGGTACTGAAATTCTCTGTAAAATCGGATCTGGTAAAATGGATTAATTTCGGGTCAGGtacccaaaaattttgggattGATAGAAAACCCAACCTAATGTAAACCTGACCCGAACCTGAGTTCTAGTACCTGATTTTTTGGATACCCGCACACCcctattatttattatactagGTGACTCAGGACCATATCACCCTATAGGCTACCTATGTTTTCCAGATGAAAATCTCATGCTAAAACGTTTCTTACTTTCGTAGGGAAACTTGTTTGTTAATTACAGCCGTTTGAAATTGTCAAATCTAGTAGCATCTTATGACCCAGTACAGCTGCTAAGCGCATGACAATCTTTCAGCCCTGTTCTTAGCCCTCATCAGATGCTAGTGGATTGCTTGACTGATTCCAACTGGctgtaattgaaaaacgaTGAATTTCCTATCAGAAATAAAATCGTTTCAGTTACACATTTTCACCAAGAATACATGGATAGTCTATAGGGTCATAGTTTTGGGTCATCTTGTATACGattacattatatgtatatttttcagtccAGGCATTGACGATGTCGAGAATGAAGCTGAGACTATTTATTACATACACCATAAGAATATTGAATGCAAGTACttaatgaaatttgtaaatgaaGCAATCTCTATTAATACCTGCAATACTGATTGGTCAATATTTTCAGGGTATCATTGTTGCAATTTTGTTGTACCTTTACCGCTTGGAACCTATTGCTGTTCTACCAAAAGATGCATTATGGCCCCTACAAAATATCCTCAGTTGGCCGTGCCCCCTTGAAAATTCTGTTTCATTAACAATGTGGTTAGTGATATCAAGACTGGCAATTTCAAGCTTAAAATAGTTCCAGATTACACAAATTGTACCGGAGTTGGATCATAAAATGTAATCTTTGTTACCAATATTACCACCGACTACGTTACCTTATCCAATATTACATAGCATAATACTGTGACTACTGTGGTCATTTCTATGCATTTTTCATATACATCTATCTTTTTGAAATAAAGAAGTTATTCTGTACTACTTTGAATGCATGCATTGTAAAGCAATATACTTTTCCCAATTCTAAAAAGTTTTTCTGACTTTGCAAAAATGTTTGCTGAAATACATgaaataattctaaaaaaaaaaactaacgaaAGTTATGatataaaaacaatttgatATGAAGAAATTCACTGTTATTAAACAAAATCTCGTATGGTTTTTACAGAAAATagtgacaattttttagtttgtATCATTTACTTTGCGCTAGTTGTAGATCTTTCAGAAGCAATTTAATTCAACAATTTAATCAAGTTTGTAACATAATATTGTTATCtcactttttgaaaaacattcaaacgGGCCAGTGGTTGATTCAAGTTGCTGAtctttgtaaatttcaaatattatttagCAAGGATTATCCCTTACAATTAGTGATATTTAAGAATCTCAGTAATCGGAAAGCGTAACGTGCAGGACTCTGGGTTTTGGTAACAGAATTCTATTTATCGATCTCAGTATTTTGCAGTGCAGACAAATCTGTTAAGAACGCATCAATAGCAAAAAGATTGTGTATTTCATGGAAACATGAGGCAGAATACATAAATTTCACTGACAATCAAACTAcattttcattaaataataataataataataataataataataagtaatGTTTCTCGTATCATGATGGAAATAAGATCCCTGTAAATATTGTATCGTTTAATTGTGAAAATGCAATAATAATGCACCATATAATACTGTATTGCATCAAATTGATAATGCATGTGAACACATGAATGTGCTATACGCCTATGCAATAACAGTACAACTAAAATTGTATTAAGACGATTGtaagtgaaaattttgataaaataaaatgttttttttcttttcttttttgattcataagtttttggattttttagAACAATGGTTCGGTCCATTGATCAGAGTCCTAGTTATGTATAGGTCTAATACCATATAACAATCCTTAACGTGTGCAAATAATGTTAGttagtataaaaaaatctatcaACTAATTTTATGTTTCAGATATACATTACAGGACCTGTGGTTAttttaataatagtaatagtaataataagtGGGCAACACCCCTCatggacaaatttttttcaaataggAACGAAATAAATAAGAGATTGTGTCTCGCCATACATTCAAGAACACAAACTTAGCTTATTTCACTAATGTAAATCGAATAGAAAGTTATTATATTATCCAACAATCTTGTTCATTGTTCAGACGACAAACCAAGTTTagcagcaaaaaaaattattttttttacagatctaaattccaaaattcagttattttttctctcgattATCTTTCCTCTACTTTAAAAAGTGCGAATGAACTCTGTTACTTTTACAATATTAGAAATCAATGATCATCAAAGCGACATCTCAAATAGCGTATtactattaatattattattattattattgttattattgttattatcatcatcatcagaATTGACCAAGATAGTGGTGAAGCTGATTCTAACGCTTGTACTGGGACAGCCaaaatcgatttgaatacGAGCAAAGATAATTTTGGCGGATTCTCTAATGTATGATTTACCTAATAAAGTTGACACTTTTGACTTGCAAGATAGCCCTAAAGCAGAATTTCAGGTGAATGACAATTGAGATAACGTTTTTCATTGACCTTATTTCTTAAATAATGATACATATTAGTAAATTATCTTCAAGTGCAAGTTCACCAGTTGATCGAGACCTATTACATAGTAGTTATATTAAATAACGAGTCATTACCAAggtattaatatattatacgtatgtttaGCGAGTGTTGCACATGTCGACCGTGAACTGCTGATATCTTCTATTTAGGCAGTgagttgaatttatttcaacactttggaaaaaaataaaaaataaaaaattacgaatctAAAACTTGGAGGCAATTTGCAAATTAGTTTCAGGACTATAGAAATAGCACCGACAATtacgatgacgacgatgatatA includes the following:
- the LOC107218909 gene encoding guided entry of tail-anchored proteins factor 1: MNYLFIISTASCVLELVIPAIAKFLTDCITKEAESDRPLHRDLIELNRQMEQISMVDEFAKYARLQRQCNKLEAKLSTRVQALTMSRMKLRLFITYTIRILNGIIVAILLYLYRLEPIAVLPKDALWPLQNILSWPCPLENSVSLTMWLVISRLAISSLK